One window from the genome of Planctomycetota bacterium encodes:
- a CDS encoding ABC transporter ATP-binding protein → MPLPEVPLRDDFPPTDRIAVRAEHVRKKFGDKVVLEDVNLDVYEGETLVILGGSGSGKSTLLRLMTGAIAATDGMVKVHGDDVCSMSSADRDDYRKTIGVLFQSGALFNSMSVADNVALPLREHTDLPEENIDIIVKIKLELVNMRHAGHLLPSEISGGMKKRAGLARALALDPRILFYDEPSAGLDPVTSTEIDELIIDLNQRLGVTSVIVTHEMDSAFRIAHRMVLLDQGKFITSGRPIEFRDSTDPLVRQFVHGLAEGPLTERRRGGEYERDLLEGAGV, encoded by the coding sequence ATGCCGCTGCCCGAAGTGCCATTGCGTGATGACTTTCCCCCGACGGATCGGATCGCCGTCCGGGCCGAGCACGTCCGTAAGAAGTTCGGCGACAAGGTCGTGCTCGAGGACGTGAATCTCGACGTTTATGAAGGTGAAACGCTGGTGATTCTTGGCGGCTCCGGTAGCGGCAAATCGACGCTGCTGCGCCTCATGACCGGCGCGATTGCCGCCACCGACGGCATGGTCAAAGTCCATGGCGACGACGTCTGCTCGATGTCGTCGGCGGACCGCGACGACTATCGGAAGACCATCGGCGTTCTCTTCCAGTCAGGGGCGTTGTTCAACTCGATGAGCGTGGCCGACAATGTCGCACTGCCGCTGCGTGAGCACACCGACCTGCCGGAAGAGAACATCGACATCATCGTGAAGATCAAGTTGGAGTTGGTGAACATGCGTCATGCGGGGCACCTGCTGCCGAGCGAGATCTCAGGCGGGATGAAAAAGCGCGCCGGACTCGCCCGGGCACTCGCACTTGATCCGCGCATCCTGTTCTACGACGAACCCTCGGCCGGGCTCGACCCCGTCACATCCACCGAGATCGACGAACTCATCATCGACCTCAACCAACGCCTCGGCGTGACCAGCGTCATCGTCACCCACGAGATGGACTCGGCTTTTCGTATCGCCCACCGCATGGTGCTGCTGGATCAGGGCAAGTTCATCACCTCCGGCAGGCCGATCGAGTTCCGCGACAGCACCGATCCGCTGGTTCGTCAGTTCGTACACGGTCTCGCCGAGGGCCCGCTCACCGAACGCCGCCGCGGCGGCGAATACGAACGCGATCTGCTCGAAGGAGCAGGCGTTTGA
- a CDS encoding ABC transporter permease has product MRVLLQPVRWVGEVALGTLSTIGGVGLLITGAGKSAKRGLVTGRGRKLGWSNLWAQMVRVGVKAIGIVSLVVFCIGAILTLQIAPILEDFGVVEEVARIIGIAMTRELGPLVGAIVLTGYAGAAIAAELGTMEVSEEIEAMRTHAIDPVRFLVLPRVVATTVMTTCLAVVADVMGIVGGMLVGRYVLGLSIQRYIGDTLLAITLLDFGTGLVKAAVFGAIISGLACYMGLSVRGGAMGVGRNTTLTVVYTIVALIFVDLLFTATFFFLGV; this is encoded by the coding sequence ATGCGTGTGCTGCTGCAGCCGGTCCGATGGGTGGGTGAGGTGGCGCTCGGCACCCTGAGCACCATCGGGGGCGTTGGGCTACTGATCACAGGGGCCGGCAAGTCGGCCAAGCGCGGCCTCGTCACCGGGCGCGGTCGCAAACTCGGCTGGTCCAATCTTTGGGCCCAGATGGTCCGCGTCGGCGTCAAGGCCATCGGAATCGTGTCGCTGGTCGTGTTCTGCATCGGGGCCATCCTCACGCTACAGATCGCGCCGATCCTCGAAGACTTCGGCGTCGTCGAGGAAGTCGCCCGCATCATCGGCATCGCAATGACCCGCGAACTCGGCCCGCTCGTCGGGGCGATTGTTTTGACGGGCTATGCCGGGGCGGCAATTGCTGCCGAACTTGGGACGATGGAAGTGTCGGAGGAGATCGAGGCGATGCGGACGCACGCCATCGACCCGGTGCGATTCCTCGTGTTGCCGCGCGTGGTGGCGACGACGGTGATGACGACATGTCTCGCGGTCGTTGCGGACGTCATGGGCATCGTCGGCGGCATGTTGGTCGGGCGGTACGTTCTCGGGCTTTCGATCCAGCGCTACATCGGCGACACACTGCTGGCAATCACGCTGTTGGATTTCGGCACGGGTTTGGTCAAGGCGGCGGTCTTCGGCGCGATCATCAGCGGACTTGCGTGCTATATGGGACTGAGTGTTCGCGGCGGGGCGATGGGGGTGGGCCGCAACACCACGCTTACGGTCGTTTACACCATCGTCGCTTTGATCTTCGTGGACCTGTTGTTCACGGCCACCTTCTTCTTCCTCGGAGTCTGA
- a CDS encoding thioesterase family protein: MADTDPKPLAENVLTLRVRYPEVDAMGYLHHSRYLQYFEMGRVELLRDLGQSYADLERAGVFFVVTKAELRYRQPARYDDEVTVITRLVKQTHVRYDHEYEIKRGGLLLATGATTIACVGRDGAVRQIPDDLSRGDLSRGGE, from the coding sequence GTGGCCGACACCGATCCCAAGCCCCTCGCCGAAAACGTCCTGACCCTCCGCGTTCGTTACCCCGAGGTCGATGCGATGGGCTATCTGCATCACAGCCGATACCTGCAGTACTTCGAGATGGGCCGAGTGGAGTTGCTGCGGGATTTGGGCCAGAGCTACGCCGATCTGGAGCGGGCGGGGGTGTTTTTCGTCGTGACCAAAGCCGAGCTCCGCTATCGGCAGCCGGCCCGGTACGACGACGAGGTCACCGTCATCACCCGGCTCGTCAAGCAAACCCACGTCCGCTACGACCATGAATACGAGATCAAGCGCGGCGGGCTGTTGCTGGCCACCGGCGCGACCACGATTGCCTGCGTCGGTCGGGACGGGGCGGTTCGGCAAATCCCTGACGACTTGTCACGAGGTGACTTGTCGCGCGGCGGCGAATGA
- a CDS encoding MlaD family protein, giving the protein MSDKNSLIAGGFILVSVLLVFGVVVGVRGAQGLMTDSKEYAVVFDISDDVGGLKPGSDVRVGGLRLGTVRSITFTTDEVDKPVVLARFTLPADVPMGEGADVGIQATVTGVSWLNVAGLGDSTQLIGPNDFLDGTPNTLTQLLNSLNELAPEMTGTVRDVRQVTVPKINDSVDTFTALAQRIDREIAEPVANAAGSAEKLADSLNERLPTTLDKVDRFADAGGDVLEETADVLGDGGTRDLKSTLSNVAEVTGTARERLPVAFDKIEVLIDDTTLRVKQAERLLEEVQGFAANARGAAGSAQDLLAENRGRINNIVSNVRDATATLDLATSEIRRSPWRLLYRPDKTQSEQLDLYDTARRFAEGANDLNAAAEELRVTAADPNANPERVEALLTEIESKFADFRQVERDLYEKIAE; this is encoded by the coding sequence ATGTCCGACAAAAACTCCCTCATCGCCGGCGGGTTTATCCTGGTGAGCGTGCTGCTCGTGTTCGGCGTGGTCGTCGGTGTTCGTGGGGCGCAGGGGTTGATGACCGACAGCAAGGAGTACGCCGTCGTCTTCGACATCAGCGACGATGTCGGCGGGCTCAAACCGGGCAGCGATGTGCGGGTCGGCGGGCTTCGGCTCGGGACGGTGAGGTCGATCACATTCACCACCGACGAGGTCGACAAGCCGGTCGTGCTGGCCCGGTTCACGCTGCCGGCGGACGTGCCGATGGGCGAGGGGGCGGACGTCGGCATCCAGGCCACCGTTACCGGCGTGAGCTGGCTCAACGTCGCCGGCCTGGGTGATTCCACGCAGCTGATCGGGCCGAACGACTTTCTCGATGGCACGCCCAACACGTTGACGCAGTTGTTGAACTCGCTCAACGAACTCGCCCCGGAGATGACCGGCACGGTCCGCGATGTCCGCCAAGTCACGGTGCCCAAGATCAACGACTCGGTCGACACCTTCACCGCACTTGCCCAGCGGATTGACCGCGAGATCGCGGAGCCGGTCGCCAACGCCGCGGGCAGTGCCGAGAAGTTGGCCGATTCGCTCAACGAGCGTTTGCCAACCACGCTGGACAAGGTCGATCGTTTTGCCGATGCGGGCGGCGACGTTCTGGAAGAAACCGCCGACGTTCTGGGCGACGGCGGAACGCGCGATCTCAAGTCGACGCTGAGCAACGTTGCGGAGGTCACCGGAACCGCGAGAGAGCGTTTGCCCGTTGCCTTCGACAAGATCGAAGTGCTCATCGACGACACCACGCTGCGTGTCAAACAGGCGGAAAGGCTACTCGAAGAGGTGCAGGGTTTCGCGGCCAATGCCAGAGGGGCAGCCGGCTCGGCGCAGGATCTGCTTGCCGAGAATCGTGGCCGGATCAACAACATCGTCAGCAATGTCCGTGATGCCACGGCGACACTTGATCTGGCCACCAGCGAAATTCGTCGCAGCCCGTGGCGGTTGCTTTACCGTCCGGACAAGACACAGTCCGAGCAGCTTGATCTCTACGATACGGCCCGCCGGTTCGCCGAGGGTGCCAACGATCTCAACGCGGCCGCCGAGGAGCTACGTGTCACCGCCGCCGATCCGAACGCCAATCCCGAGCGTGTCGAGGCGCTGCTCACCGAGATCGAGAGCAAGTTCGCCGACTTCCGGCAAGTCGAGCGCGACCTGTACGAAAAGATCGCCGAGTAA
- a CDS encoding isoprenylcysteine carboxylmethyltransferase family protein, translating into MTSLGPLDIPAAVTFLIVGFYWYRVVRMVRKQKKQTGRAGNFVPRETIGRILRVIWYPTVIIWIVAPGMAMWTRSLPGLQLFYDLPILRYLAVVVAGVALWLTMICWREMGKSWRMGIDPDEKTELVVQGAFGYVRHPIYALQMLLAIVSFLGVPTVAMAVVATLLLVFLSWEAIREERYLVRTHGDAYGTYYANVGRFVPRSVRPYKQGS; encoded by the coding sequence ATGACCTCCCTCGGACCGCTCGACATCCCGGCCGCCGTCACGTTCCTGATCGTCGGGTTCTACTGGTACCGCGTGGTCCGCATGGTTCGCAAACAGAAGAAGCAAACCGGTCGGGCCGGCAACTTCGTCCCGCGCGAGACGATCGGCCGCATCCTGCGTGTCATCTGGTATCCCACCGTCATCATCTGGATCGTCGCACCGGGCATGGCCATGTGGACGCGCTCCCTGCCGGGCCTGCAGCTGTTTTACGACCTGCCGATTCTGCGGTACCTCGCGGTGGTTGTGGCGGGTGTGGCGCTTTGGCTCACCATGATCTGCTGGCGGGAGATGGGCAAGAGTTGGCGGATGGGCATCGATCCTGACGAAAAGACCGAACTCGTCGTGCAAGGGGCGTTCGGCTACGTCCGACATCCCATCTACGCACTGCAAATGCTTCTCGCGATCGTCAGCTTCCTCGGGGTGCCGACCGTCGCCATGGCCGTGGTCGCGACCCTGCTGCTGGTATTCCTCTCATGGGAAGCGATCCGTGAAGAGCGTTACCTCGTCCGAACCCACGGCGACGCTTACGGAACGTACTACGCCAACGTCGGGCGGTTTGTGCCGCGCTCGGTCCGTCCGTACAAGCAGGGCTCGTAA
- a CDS encoding nucleoside hydrolase produces MSAPNQPTTPVRMILDTDTFNEVDDQFALSWAALDTDRFTLEAVTAAPFSNELADTPGRGMELSYEEIGRVLELCKRTDIPAYRGSTQYLADMQTPVKSDAVDQIIERSKSGHLWVVAIGAITNVASALLADPTLKDRLSVAWLGAHSSIHETHWEFNHQQDIKASKVVFESGVELAWFPCGGASSHLLTTTMELKSEVGGNNPLCDFLIDRFHDHVGDANWQSKVLWDLAPLVWLGGVENGGTYRSTDRPIWNDVKPPMMRDDARGTPCLEALTFNRDAVFRAVFDVIGRKELQSN; encoded by the coding sequence ATGTCCGCGCCCAACCAACCGACGACGCCTGTCCGCATGATCCTCGACACTGACACGTTCAACGAGGTCGACGATCAATTCGCCTTGTCCTGGGCCGCGCTCGACACCGATCGGTTTACCCTCGAGGCGGTCACGGCGGCACCGTTCAGCAACGAACTCGCCGACACGCCGGGGCGGGGGATGGAGCTTTCCTACGAGGAGATCGGACGCGTGTTGGAACTGTGCAAGCGGACCGACATCCCGGCATACCGCGGGTCGACGCAGTATCTCGCTGATATGCAAACACCGGTCAAGTCCGACGCGGTCGATCAGATCATCGAACGCTCGAAATCCGGACATCTCTGGGTCGTTGCCATCGGTGCGATCACCAACGTCGCGTCGGCCCTGCTCGCTGATCCGACGCTCAAGGACCGTCTCTCCGTCGCCTGGCTGGGAGCCCACTCGTCGATCCATGAGACACACTGGGAGTTCAACCACCAGCAGGACATCAAAGCAAGCAAGGTTGTCTTCGAGAGCGGGGTCGAACTCGCATGGTTCCCGTGTGGCGGGGCGTCGTCCCACTTGTTGACCACGACGATGGAACTCAAGTCCGAGGTCGGCGGAAACAACCCGCTCTGTGACTTCCTCATTGATCGCTTCCATGATCACGTCGGCGACGCCAACTGGCAGAGCAAAGTCTTGTGGGACCTGGCCCCGCTGGTTTGGCTCGGTGGCGTCGAAAATGGCGGCACCTATCGGTCCACCGATCGCCCGATTTGGAATGATGTCAAGCCGCCCATGATGCGCGATGATGCGCGCGGGACGCCGTGTCTCGAGGCATTGACCTTCAATCGCGACGCGGTGTTTCGCGCGGTGTTCGACGTGATCGGCCGAAAAGAACTTCAAAGCAACTGA
- a CDS encoding ABC transporter ATP-binding protein, translated as MTVAEDPADPAPTSPPAGEAVVDIRGLSKVYKDFWGRDKVRALSDLTLDIKPGEVFGLLGPNGSGKSTTIKLLLGLIFPTAGTATIFGKPIGDPAINERVGFLPEESYLYRFLNGEETLRFYGRLFKLDRKTLNKRIPQLLDAVGLDAKARKRKLREYSKGMARRIGLAQALINDPELVVLDEPTTGLDPVGTREMKDLIASLRDQGKTVILCSHLLADVQDVCDRITILFRGEMQTLGQVRDLLQVKDTTLLETHGLTADQQAELRQFADRLGANASLTHPTTTLEELFVRIVRDNTNEGESSVGSG; from the coding sequence ATGACCGTCGCCGAAGACCCCGCCGATCCTGCCCCGACCTCGCCCCCAGCCGGCGAGGCCGTCGTGGATATTCGGGGGCTGTCGAAGGTCTACAAGGACTTCTGGGGGCGTGACAAAGTCCGCGCCCTGTCCGACCTCACCCTCGATATCAAGCCCGGCGAAGTCTTCGGCCTGCTCGGACCCAACGGCTCGGGCAAGTCGACCACGATCAAGCTCCTGCTCGGGCTGATCTTCCCGACCGCCGGCACCGCGACGATCTTCGGCAAGCCGATCGGTGACCCGGCGATCAACGAACGCGTCGGCTTCCTGCCGGAAGAGTCGTACCTCTACCGCTTCCTCAATGGCGAAGAGACGCTGCGGTTCTACGGCCGATTGTTCAAGCTCGATCGCAAGACGCTCAACAAGCGCATCCCGCAGTTGCTCGACGCGGTCGGCCTCGATGCCAAGGCCCGTAAGCGCAAGCTCCGCGAGTACTCCAAAGGAATGGCCCGCCGCATCGGTCTGGCCCAAGCGTTGATCAACGACCCGGAGTTGGTCGTGCTCGACGAGCCGACCACCGGCCTCGACCCGGTCGGCACGCGGGAGATGAAAGACCTCATCGCATCCCTCCGCGATCAGGGCAAGACCGTGATCCTCTGCAGCCACCTGCTCGCCGACGTGCAGGACGTGTGTGACCGGATCACGATTCTCTTCCGCGGCGAGATGCAGACGCTCGGTCAAGTCCGTGACCTGCTCCAGGTGAAAGACACCACGCTCCTCGAAACACACGGCCTCACCGCCGACCAGCAAGCCGAGCTCCGCCAGTTCGCCGACCGCCTCGGGGCCAACGCCTCGCTGACGCACCCGACCACGACACTCGAAGAACTGTTCGTGCGGATCGTCCGCGACAACACCAACGAGGGTGAATCCTCGGTCGGCAGCGGATAA
- the rpsU gene encoding 30S ribosomal protein S21, translating to MLKIKSRGSESAEQLLKRFKKLCEKEGLTKDLKKRAYYEKPSEINRRKVRKRR from the coding sequence ATGTTGAAGATCAAGAGCCGCGGCAGCGAGTCCGCCGAACAACTTCTCAAACGCTTCAAGAAGCTTTGCGAAAAGGAAGGTCTGACCAAGGACCTTAAGAAGCGTGCGTATTACGAGAAGCCCAGCGAGATCAACCGCCGCAAGGTTCGCAAGCGTCGCTGA
- a CDS encoding sulfatase-like hydrolase/transferase: MSRPNLLYIMCDELRWSEVGAYGHPVVKTPNFDRFAAQGTRFERAVSNCAVCVPARSIVLSGQYARRCHGQTSNGGCSFTDHRGNEGWCFYPYAPRNKEAFPDPAYPELLKATGYHTAAIGKWHVDAWPHHLGFDDWLIPRAHHAHDAQLFTHNGGPEFAAPGFSVDFEAERVGEFFQRRAGESQPWMMYYNISPPHMPLAEMPEKYLTMYEAADTVMRGNVPTPFDNAAAHDKFTTYLWDYRDYFAHLPHAKTLEDGFTIEHLLALYYGATTWVDDVLGRVLASLDESGMADDTVVVFTADHGDNFGSHGLWGKAQLIEESYRIPMAIRGPGVQARHCTDTIGSLVDIGPTFLEAAGVEAPSHMHGTSLLSTLRDAAVGPQHAMIESTPDGVGVRTMSHLYGIGWDSEPKLGDTVSRFHDLDADPLQMNQLADEGDVALELRDIVERFDRDTPWMNA; this comes from the coding sequence ATGAGCCGACCGAATCTGCTGTACATCATGTGCGACGAACTCCGCTGGTCGGAAGTTGGTGCTTACGGACATCCGGTGGTGAAAACGCCGAACTTCGATCGGTTCGCCGCCCAGGGTACGCGGTTCGAGAGGGCGGTCAGCAACTGCGCCGTTTGCGTTCCGGCGCGGAGCATCGTTCTTAGCGGTCAGTACGCCCGCCGTTGCCACGGCCAAACCAGCAACGGGGGTTGTAGCTTCACCGACCATCGCGGTAACGAGGGTTGGTGCTTCTACCCGTATGCTCCACGAAACAAGGAAGCCTTCCCCGACCCGGCGTACCCGGAACTACTCAAAGCGACCGGCTATCACACCGCCGCGATCGGTAAGTGGCACGTCGACGCCTGGCCACACCACCTCGGCTTCGACGACTGGCTCATTCCCCGCGCTCACCACGCCCACGACGCGCAGCTCTTCACGCACAACGGCGGTCCCGAGTTCGCAGCGCCGGGGTTCAGCGTCGACTTCGAGGCGGAGAGGGTCGGCGAGTTCTTCCAGCGTCGCGCCGGAGAGTCGCAGCCGTGGATGATGTACTACAACATCAGCCCGCCGCACATGCCGCTCGCGGAGATGCCCGAGAAGTACCTGACGATGTACGAAGCGGCCGACACGGTGATGCGGGGCAACGTGCCGACGCCGTTCGACAACGCTGCGGCCCATGACAAATTTACGACTTACCTTTGGGACTACCGCGACTACTTCGCTCACCTTCCGCATGCCAAGACGCTCGAAGACGGCTTCACGATCGAGCACCTGCTTGCGTTGTACTACGGGGCGACGACGTGGGTGGATGACGTGCTCGGCCGTGTGCTGGCGAGTCTCGACGAAAGCGGGATGGCCGACGACACGGTCGTGGTGTTTACCGCCGACCACGGTGACAACTTCGGGAGCCACGGGCTTTGGGGCAAGGCCCAACTGATCGAAGAAAGCTACCGCATCCCGATGGCGATCCGCGGACCGGGCGTGCAAGCGCGGCACTGCACCGACACGATCGGATCGCTGGTCGACATTGGGCCGACTTTTCTCGAAGCCGCCGGCGTCGAGGCACCAAGTCACATGCACGGCACGTCGCTGCTGTCCACCCTCCGCGATGCGGCGGTCGGCCCACAACACGCCATGATCGAGTCGACGCCCGATGGCGTCGGCGTGCGGACGATGTCTCACTTGTACGGCATCGGCTGGGACAGCGAACCGAAGCTCGGCGACACCGTCAGCCGTTTCCACGATCTCGACGCCGATCCGCTGCAGATGAATCAACTGGCCGACGAGGGTGATGTCGCGCTCGAGTTGCGTGACATCGTTGAGAGGTTCGATCGCGATACGCCGTGGATGAACGCCTGA
- a CDS encoding glycoside hydrolase family 38 C-terminal domain-containing protein, with amino-acid sequence MLPRTPFDQFTAPRLSGLRDRMQTLIWHHAGDVDAIARTTPTAKHCNPDDAIALDYEPVGELPMTWDRKFDQMWWKVGIPGRARDGRHWMKWDDDAESTVYIAGGNGLVAHGAFDPGHIRCPIPEGCDAFYIEGCCLRTGIWVPGNNHGLTGKGSVFRGASVWTRDDDHFHAFHDLAVLIDTAAMLHEPPGKTVRGGNYRPDILDPGGYRAPVEQISPLFRQLMRRLDGAADVYEREGAAAFRKVMAEIYADFKAESWQIDATLTGHAHIDLVWLWPENVGEFKAVHTFANMLRMIDTYPEFVFGYTQPASYQAVERKAPEIIERVKQATAAGRWEPTGAMWVESDTQLPCGEALVRAVELGQKGLAKYRGGSESRVLWIPDVFGYSPCMPQILAGFGVPYFYTTKLHWSSGTQFPHSSFKWVGHDGSEVLTHISFNPYNNRSTPEEMKFFGETHRNSGVHPDTLVATGFGDGGGGTTEDMCERARRLGDLVTIPKTKWGTIEGFFDRMAEVADDLPSWYGEIYLEYHRGVQTTHGDLKHAYRRAERGLQVHEAVRCATGGGAIDDTPWERVCFAQFHDALPGSSIHEVYAEMVPELKSIADGHEQAGADELAGDGEACIFNPLPTEALAKVGDDIVKLPPLTGVTIASAERVGDEVTVNGMTIRNGRVSATLTEDGRVSALSVDGKPVAIAEPLGQLHYFRDLPARYPAWDIDRGTLSNAINVESAVEMKPTDNGLAFTRKVGDASNVTLTYALSPGGSVLEVTADIDWQDTDALLKIAFPTDYRGQDSRYGAPFGSAPRAQQPGGIKEDALFEVPGSRWAVVADDGERDGLMLITESKYGFGCHRRTLHLSLLRSAFVTNADHDRSIRDLPDGKAGTHSDIGRHSIRFAIGHYDANADRADQPAVLCDTLFARVIEYTGTPVNAGLLGIKGGPSLVATWARPTDDGFILRLNETLGRRGNAKLRLADGLDTEYVDLKGKTLGPCDGTITFKPYELISVRLRR; translated from the coding sequence ATGCTCCCACGCACGCCCTTCGACCAGTTCACCGCCCCGCGGCTTTCGGGCCTGCGCGACCGGATGCAGACACTCATTTGGCATCACGCCGGTGATGTCGATGCGATTGCACGAACCACGCCCACCGCCAAACACTGCAACCCTGATGACGCCATCGCACTCGACTACGAACCGGTCGGCGAACTTCCGATGACGTGGGACCGCAAGTTCGACCAGATGTGGTGGAAGGTTGGCATCCCCGGGCGCGCCCGTGACGGCCGGCACTGGATGAAATGGGACGACGACGCCGAATCGACGGTGTACATCGCCGGCGGCAATGGGCTCGTCGCACACGGCGCGTTCGACCCCGGCCACATCCGTTGCCCGATTCCCGAAGGCTGTGATGCGTTCTACATCGAGGGTTGCTGCTTGCGGACGGGCATCTGGGTGCCGGGCAACAACCACGGCCTCACCGGCAAGGGCAGCGTGTTCAGGGGTGCCTCGGTCTGGACACGCGACGACGATCACTTCCACGCGTTTCACGACCTGGCCGTGCTGATCGACACGGCCGCGATGTTGCACGAGCCGCCCGGCAAGACCGTGCGCGGCGGCAACTACCGGCCGGACATCCTCGACCCCGGCGGCTATCGCGCACCGGTCGAGCAAATCTCGCCGCTGTTCCGCCAGCTCATGCGCCGGCTCGACGGCGCCGCCGACGTGTACGAACGCGAAGGCGCTGCCGCGTTTCGTAAGGTCATGGCGGAGATCTACGCCGACTTCAAGGCCGAGTCATGGCAGATCGACGCCACCCTCACCGGGCACGCCCACATCGACCTCGTCTGGCTCTGGCCGGAGAACGTCGGCGAGTTCAAGGCCGTCCACACCTTCGCGAACATGCTCCGCATGATCGACACCTACCCGGAGTTCGTCTTCGGCTACACCCAGCCCGCGAGCTACCAGGCCGTCGAGCGCAAAGCGCCGGAGATCATCGAGCGGGTCAAGCAAGCCACCGCCGCCGGACGCTGGGAGCCGACCGGCGCGATGTGGGTCGAGAGTGACACGCAGCTGCCCTGCGGCGAGGCACTCGTCCGCGCCGTCGAGCTCGGGCAAAAGGGCCTGGCCAAGTACCGCGGCGGGTCGGAGTCACGCGTGCTCTGGATTCCTGACGTCTTCGGCTACTCGCCGTGCATGCCGCAGATCCTCGCCGGCTTCGGCGTGCCGTACTTCTACACGACCAAACTGCACTGGTCGTCGGGCACGCAGTTCCCGCACTCGTCGTTCAAGTGGGTCGGCCACGACGGCTCGGAAGTGCTCACGCACATCTCGTTCAACCCGTACAACAACCGCAGCACGCCCGAGGAGATGAAGTTCTTCGGCGAGACCCACCGCAACAGCGGCGTCCACCCGGACACGCTCGTCGCCACCGGCTTCGGCGACGGCGGCGGCGGCACCACCGAAGACATGTGCGAACGCGCCCGCCGGCTTGGCGATCTGGTCACGATCCCGAAAACCAAATGGGGCACGATCGAGGGCTTCTTCGATCGCATGGCCGAGGTGGCGGACGATCTGCCGAGTTGGTACGGCGAGATTTACCTCGAGTACCACCGCGGCGTGCAGACGACCCACGGAGACCTCAAGCACGCCTACCGCCGGGCCGAGCGAGGGCTGCAGGTTCACGAAGCGGTGCGCTGCGCGACAGGCGGCGGCGCGATCGACGACACGCCATGGGAGCGGGTGTGTTTCGCACAGTTCCACGATGCGTTGCCGGGAAGCAGCATCCATGAGGTGTACGCGGAGATGGTGCCGGAGCTGAAGAGCATCGCCGACGGCCACGAACAAGCCGGGGCGGACGAACTCGCGGGCGACGGTGAGGCATGCATCTTCAACCCACTACCGACGGAAGCACTCGCGAAGGTCGGCGACGACATCGTGAAACTGCCGCCGCTGACCGGCGTGACGATCGCATCAGCCGAGCGCGTCGGCGACGAGGTCACGGTTAATGGCATGACGATCCGCAATGGCCGAGTGTCGGCAACGCTGACCGAAGACGGTCGTGTGTCGGCGTTGTCGGTCGACGGCAAACCCGTCGCGATCGCCGAGCCGCTCGGACAGTTGCACTACTTCCGTGACCTCCCCGCCCGCTACCCCGCGTGGGACATCGACCGTGGCACGCTCAGCAACGCCATCAATGTCGAGAGCGCCGTCGAGATGAAGCCGACCGACAACGGTCTGGCGTTCACCCGCAAGGTCGGCGACGCGTCGAATGTCACCCTCACCTACGCACTCAGCCCCGGCGGCAGCGTCCTCGAAGTCACCGCCGACATCGACTGGCAGGACACCGACGCCCTGCTCAAGATCGCGTTCCCCACCGACTACCGCGGCCAGGACTCGCGTTACGGCGCGCCGTTCGGATCCGCCCCACGTGCCCAACAGCCCGGCGGCATCAAGGAGGACGCCCTCTTCGAAGTCCCCGGATCGCGCTGGGCCGTCGTCGCCGACGACGGCGAGCGCGACGGACTCATGCTCATCACCGAAAGCAAGTACGGGTTCGGCTGCCACCGCAGAACGCTGCACCTCTCGCTGCTCCGCTCGGCCTTCGTGACCAACGCCGACCACGACCGCTCCATCCGCGACCTGCCCGACGGCAAGGCGGGCACGCACAGCGACATCGGCCGACATTCCATTCGGTTCGCGATCGGGCACTACGATGCGAACGCCGATCGCGCCGATCAGCCGGCCGTGCTTTGCGATACGCTCTTTGCACGAGTGATCGAGTACACCGGCACGCCGGTGAACGCCGGACTGCTCGGCATCAAAGGCGGCCCGTCACTCGTCGCGACGTGGGCGCGTCCGACTGACGACGGGTTCATCCTGCGTCTCAACGAAACCCTCGGCCGACGCGGCAACGCGAAGCTCCGTCTCGCCGATGGCCTCGACACCGAGTACGTCGATCTCAAAGGCAAGACACTCGGACCGTGCGACGGAACGATCACGTTCAAGCCGTACGAACTGATCAGCGTCCGCCTGAGACGGTGA